In Streptomyces sp. NBC_00344, the genomic window CAGGCCGAGAAGCCAGGTCAGCAGATTCCACAGGATGGCGCCGACGAGCGCCGCGAAGATCACTTCAGTGGTGATGCCCTGTTCGTTGATGATCCCGCCGGAGATCGTCTTTGCGACCTCGACCGACAGGAACGCCCCGACGAGGTTGAGCACGGCGGACATCGCCACCGCGGTCTTTGGTTTGAGAGCACCGGTCGAGATGGTCGTCGCCATCGCGTTGGCCGTGTCGTGGAAACCGTTCGTGAAGTCGAACACGAGAGCGGTAATGATCACGATCCCAAGGAGCAGGGTCAAGTGTTCCATTTACCTGGGCAATCGCTCGAGGTCATTGACGCACCGAACGTAGGCAACCTGAGTGAACGGAAGATGAACTGAGGCGGGCGCTGTGGTGACTCTGTCCGGTCGGCGCGGTTCCGGTTCCGGTCACCGGCACCCGGTGCGCAGCGGAGTCTGCCGCGTGCCGTGTGGCGCTGTGGGCGGGCCTGGCATCATCGCCGGATGACCGACCGCGACAGCACACCGACCGCAATCGCCCGGGCCTGGCACGACCTGGTCGCCACCGCCCGCAGATCGGCGGCGGAGGGCCTGGTCGTCGGCACATCGGGGAACGTGTCGGTACGCACCGGTGATCTGGTGCTCGTCACCCCCAGCGGGGTCCCCTACGACAGGCTCGGCCCCGAGGACACCGTCGCGGTGGACCTGGAGGGCCGCCAGGTGGCCGGCGAGCTGAAACCGACCAGTGAACTGCCGCTGCACCTGGCGGTCTACCGGCACACCGGGGCGTCCGCCGTGGTCCACACCCACGCCGTGCACGCGACGGCTGTCTCCACTCTGGTCCCTGAGCTGCCGGTCATCCACTACATGACCGCGGCGCTCGGCGGCCCGGTACGGGTCGCTCCCTACGCGCTGTACGGAACGGACGAGCTGGCCCGGAACATGCTCGCGGCGCTGGAGGGCCGCACCGGCTGTCTCCTGCGCAACCACGGCACGGTGACCGTCGGCGGTTCCCTCGACCAGGCCTACGACCGCACGGCCCAGCTGGAGTGGATGTGCAGGCTCTGGCTCACCGCGAGCTCGGTTCCCGGCCGGACCCCCTCGCTGCTCTCCGCCGCCGAACTGGCCGAGGTGGGCGAGAAGCTCCGGGGTTACGGACAGGGGTAGCGGGGCGGCCGCCGACGACCCCCTCCCGGAGGCCCGGGGTACCCGGGGCCGGCCCTTTTGCTGCCGCCCACTGGCCCTCGCGCCCGGGTGAGCCGACACTGGGACAGTGCGCCCGGCTATAGCGACGGCAACGGCCGTCACCTCCCTGATCGGTGTCGGCGCGGCTGCGGTCGCCGCCGGCCGGTACGCCGGCGACGTCGCTCTCAAGACGTCGCACGGCCGGCCGCTGCCCACCGAGCCCCGCCTCTCGGTCCACGCCACGGCACCCGGCCGCATCACTCTGACCCGCTGCCTGGCATCACTGCGCCCCGGTACCTACGGCCTCGAGGGTTTCGGGGTGCATGCCGTCGTCGGCCCCGTGCTCGACCAGGAACCGCACACCGCGGACACGGTCGTACGCCGCCTCGAACGGATCACCCACGGTTCGCCCGAGCCCGGCGACAAGGTGCGGCTGACCCCGCAGGTGTATCCCGGCGACCCCCGCTCGGCGCTCGGGATCGACTTCACCGATGTGGACATCGCCGGTGAACTCGGTTCGTGCCCTGCCTGGTTCGTGCCGGGGCCCCGCCCCACCTGGATCATCACGGTGCACGGCCTGGGTACCACCCGGGAACATCCGATGAATGTGCTGGAACTGCTGCATCAGCAGCAGTTCCCGGTGCTCGACATCACCTACCGCGGGGACGCCGGCGCCCCGGCGGCCCCCGACGGTCTCGGGCACCTCGGCGAATCGGAGTGGCGCGATCTGGACGCGGCCATCCGCTACGCCGTACGCCACGGGGCCGAGCGCGTCATCCTGCACGGCTGGTCCACCGGAGCGTCCATGGCGCTGCACGCGGCGGCGGCATCGGCGCTGCGCGACCGTATCAGCGGCCTGGTGCTCGACTCGCCCGTCCTCGACTGGGAGGCCACCCTGCGTGCCCTGGCATCGGCCCGCCGGACCCCCGCCGCTCTGCTGCCGCTCGCGGTCCGGGCCGTCCAGGGGCGGACGGGGCTGAACGGCGACCGGCTGCACGCCGCGTCGGCGCCCTCGGCGCTGCGTGTTCCCACGCTGATCTTCCACGGTCCCGGCGACCGGCTGGCGTCCTGGCAGCGCTCGCGTGAACTGGCGTCAGCGCGACCGGAGTTGGTCATTCTGCACGAGGTCGGCGATGCTCCGCACGCAGCCATGTGGAACGCGAATCCGACCGACTACGAGGAAGCCCTCCGACGTTTCCTGACGCCCTTGATGTGACACGCCCCGCGGCACCGGTGAGCCGGCGGGGGTGTCGCGCGGGTGCTCCGGGGCCGCGCCGGGGACGCCGGGGCCGGTCCCGCGATGTGCGACGGGGGGTTCCGTTTGGGCTTTCGGCCCGTCAGAGGCAAGACTGCTCCCCGTGACGTCCCGTACTCCGCGCGACTCCAGGCTCCGACTCGTCCGCCCCCGACCTCTCGTCACGGCCCGCCGTGTCGTGACCGGCGGGCCGATCCGACCCACCCCGCGCCCGCCGGAGGGCACCCCGCCCGCCGCGGAACTGGCCCGTCAGGCCAGGGCGGTCCTCGCCGACGCCGTACGGATCGCACGCTGGGCCGCGGAGGCCCGGCCGGTACAGGCAGGGGCCCTGGTCCCGCAGGCGGCCGAACAGGCCGTGCGCGCACTGGCGTTGACGCCGGAGCAGGTACGCGCGGGCTGGGACCGTGCCCGGCTCGCCGGGCTCGTCGAGCTGCACGGCG contains:
- a CDS encoding class II aldolase/adducin family protein — its product is MTDRDSTPTAIARAWHDLVATARRSAAEGLVVGTSGNVSVRTGDLVLVTPSGVPYDRLGPEDTVAVDLEGRQVAGELKPTSELPLHLAVYRHTGASAVVHTHAVHATAVSTLVPELPVIHYMTAALGGPVRVAPYALYGTDELARNMLAALEGRTGCLLRNHGTVTVGGSLDQAYDRTAQLEWMCRLWLTASSVPGRTPSLLSAAELAEVGEKLRGYGQG
- a CDS encoding alpha/beta hydrolase family protein gives rise to the protein MRPAIATATAVTSLIGVGAAAVAAGRYAGDVALKTSHGRPLPTEPRLSVHATAPGRITLTRCLASLRPGTYGLEGFGVHAVVGPVLDQEPHTADTVVRRLERITHGSPEPGDKVRLTPQVYPGDPRSALGIDFTDVDIAGELGSCPAWFVPGPRPTWIITVHGLGTTREHPMNVLELLHQQQFPVLDITYRGDAGAPAAPDGLGHLGESEWRDLDAAIRYAVRHGAERVILHGWSTGASMALHAAAASALRDRISGLVLDSPVLDWEATLRALASARRTPAALLPLAVRAVQGRTGLNGDRLHAASAPSALRVPTLIFHGPGDRLASWQRSRELASARPELVILHEVGDAPHAAMWNANPTDYEEALRRFLTPLM